The Nocardioides campestrisoli genome includes a window with the following:
- the sepH gene encoding septation protein SepH: protein MAHLKLVGLSGDRTRLLLVDDAGVEHTLAVDAALRSALRGEDPRPGQLEIRMESAIRPRDIQARIRAGESPQSVAEAAQSTVEKIMPYAAPVLAERAHVAERAQRSSVRRRSSEGSGSLGGGRTLEETVTAHLRGQNVDPGSVDWDAYRREDGRWTLTGVFSSPGRTGTATFTFDIPGNYVTVEDDDARWLVGELAPRPARAEEPVAPAGTPRRRLSAVPAEELPLGEDAIEMLAGGRTEPARPEEETADLSEALPVEAFLDARPDDQAAPADRTASQRDQGQQRDQDESPEPAQEEKPSKDAAPRRPVRKNRGRASVPSWDEIMFGGGTGD from the coding sequence ATGGCACACCTCAAGCTCGTCGGACTCAGCGGTGACCGCACGCGGTTGCTCCTGGTCGACGACGCAGGTGTCGAGCACACCCTCGCTGTCGACGCCGCCCTCCGGTCCGCTCTGCGCGGTGAGGACCCACGCCCCGGCCAGTTGGAGATTCGAATGGAAAGCGCCATCCGCCCGCGAGACATCCAGGCCCGCATCCGTGCCGGCGAGAGCCCCCAGTCCGTGGCCGAGGCCGCGCAGAGCACGGTGGAGAAGATCATGCCGTACGCCGCGCCCGTGCTCGCCGAGCGCGCGCACGTGGCCGAGCGGGCCCAGCGCTCCTCGGTCCGCCGTCGCTCCTCGGAGGGCTCCGGGTCGCTCGGTGGCGGCCGCACCCTGGAGGAGACGGTCACCGCTCACCTGCGCGGCCAGAACGTCGACCCCGGCTCGGTCGACTGGGACGCGTACCGGCGCGAGGACGGCCGCTGGACGCTCACCGGGGTCTTCTCCTCCCCCGGCCGGACCGGCACCGCGACCTTCACCTTCGACATCCCCGGCAACTACGTGACCGTGGAGGACGACGACGCCCGCTGGCTGGTCGGCGAGCTCGCACCCCGGCCTGCGCGCGCCGAGGAGCCGGTCGCCCCTGCCGGCACTCCCCGGCGGCGCCTCTCCGCGGTCCCGGCCGAGGAGCTGCCGCTCGGTGAGGACGCGATCGAGATGCTGGCCGGCGGCCGCACCGAGCCGGCACGGCCCGAGGAGGAGACCGCCGACCTCAGCGAGGCTCTGCCGGTCGAGGCGTTCCTCGACGCACGCCCCGACGACCAGGCGGCTCCGGCGGACCGGACCGCCTCCCAGCGCGACCAGGGCCAGCAGCGCGACCAGGACGAGTCTCCCGAGCCGGCCCAGGAGGAGAAGCCCAGCAAGGACGCTGCTCCGCGTCGCCCGGTGCGGAAGAACCGGGGCCGCGCCTCGGTGCCGAGCTGGGACGAGATCATGTTCGGGGGAGGCACCGGCGACTGA
- a CDS encoding trimeric intracellular cation channel family protein: MTGASATVFVVLDLVGIFVFAISGALLGVRKGLDVFGVLVLSGATGLGGGFLRDVLIGAAPPATLTDWRYLLVPVVAGLVVFVFHPTIGRLERPINVFDAFGLALFCVTGAVKALEYGLGPVPAALMGMVTAIGGGVTRDVLAGRVPIVFRGELYATPALAGAAVAVVATRLDQGWWLVVPLAAGTCLVWRLLAIWRSWQAPMPRGSASV, encoded by the coding sequence ATGACCGGGGCGAGCGCGACCGTCTTCGTGGTCCTGGACCTCGTCGGGATCTTCGTCTTCGCCATCTCCGGAGCGCTGCTGGGAGTGCGCAAGGGCCTCGACGTCTTCGGGGTGCTGGTGCTCTCCGGGGCGACCGGCCTGGGCGGCGGCTTCCTGCGCGACGTCCTGATCGGTGCCGCCCCGCCAGCCACCTTGACCGACTGGCGCTACCTCCTGGTCCCCGTCGTGGCGGGCCTCGTCGTCTTCGTCTTCCACCCGACGATCGGGCGCCTGGAGCGGCCGATCAACGTCTTCGACGCCTTCGGCCTGGCGCTCTTCTGCGTCACCGGGGCCGTGAAGGCGCTCGAGTACGGCCTGGGGCCCGTGCCCGCGGCGCTGATGGGAATGGTCACGGCCATCGGCGGGGGAGTGACCCGCGACGTGCTCGCGGGACGCGTCCCGATCGTCTTCCGCGGCGAGCTCTACGCGACGCCCGCGCTGGCCGGCGCCGCGGTGGCGGTGGTGGCGACCCGGCTCGACCAGGGCTGGTGGCTGGTGGTCCCCTTGGCCGCCGGCACCTGCCTGGTCTGGCGGTTGCTGGCGATCTGGCGGTCGTGGCAGGCACCGATGCCGCGCGGGTCCGCCAGCGTCTAG
- a CDS encoding D-arabinono-1,4-lactone oxidase, with protein MTATAGWTNWAGLERTRPTQVLVPEQTSEIVTAVERARARRTPVKMVGTGHSFTGIAAPEHTLLRPDRLRGVVSLDRDAGTVTALAGTPLKELNRTLELLGLSLHNMGDIAEQTLAGAVSTGTHGSGGHAAGLAAQLAGLELVTGTGEVLDSDQEPALLDLARIGLGALGVLTTLTFRVEPLFLLRAEERPVRWDELLATHDELVERHDHVDVHWFPHTDGALLKANTRLADPVSAAEPLPGWQHRLDDDLLSNRLFGVLAAAGAHWPASVPSINRVASRALSARTYSDVAHRVFVSTRTVRFREMEYAVPREAGLAALREARRVIDAHDWRIGFPVEIRSAPADDVPLSTAYGQGVCYLAFHVPRSVDHTEYFRAMEEVVLAHGGRPHWGKLHSLDADRLALLHPRFEEFLVLRDRLDPDRLFTNAYLRRVLGD; from the coding sequence ATGACCGCGACGGCCGGATGGACGAACTGGGCCGGGCTCGAGCGCACCCGCCCCACGCAGGTGCTCGTCCCCGAGCAGACGTCGGAGATCGTCACCGCCGTCGAGCGAGCGCGAGCGAGGCGCACGCCGGTCAAGATGGTCGGCACCGGCCACAGCTTCACCGGCATCGCCGCCCCCGAGCACACCCTGCTGCGGCCCGACCGGCTGCGCGGCGTCGTCTCCCTGGACCGGGACGCCGGCACCGTCACGGCCCTGGCCGGCACCCCGCTCAAGGAGCTCAACCGCACGCTGGAGCTGCTCGGCCTCTCGCTGCACAACATGGGCGACATCGCCGAGCAGACCCTGGCCGGCGCCGTCTCGACCGGCACCCACGGCAGCGGCGGGCACGCCGCCGGGCTGGCCGCGCAGCTCGCCGGGCTCGAGCTGGTCACCGGCACCGGCGAGGTGCTGGACAGCGACCAGGAGCCGGCACTGCTGGACCTGGCCAGGATCGGCCTCGGTGCGCTCGGGGTGCTCACCACGCTGACGTTCCGGGTCGAGCCGCTGTTCCTGCTGCGGGCCGAGGAGCGGCCGGTGCGCTGGGACGAGCTGCTGGCCACCCACGACGAGCTCGTCGAGCGCCACGACCACGTCGACGTGCACTGGTTCCCGCACACCGACGGCGCCCTGCTCAAGGCCAACACCCGGCTGGCCGACCCGGTCTCCGCCGCCGAGCCGCTGCCCGGCTGGCAGCACCGGCTCGACGACGACCTGCTCTCCAACCGGCTCTTCGGCGTGCTGGCCGCCGCGGGAGCGCACTGGCCCGCGTCGGTCCCGTCGATCAACCGGGTGGCCTCCCGGGCGCTCTCGGCCCGGACCTACTCCGACGTGGCGCACCGGGTCTTCGTCTCCACCCGGACCGTGCGCTTCCGCGAGATGGAGTACGCCGTGCCCCGGGAGGCGGGTCTGGCGGCTCTGCGGGAAGCGCGCCGGGTGATCGACGCCCACGACTGGCGGATCGGGTTCCCGGTCGAGATCCGCTCGGCGCCGGCCGACGACGTCCCCCTGTCCACGGCGTACGGCCAGGGGGTCTGCTACCTGGCCTTCCACGTGCCCCGCAGCGTGGACCACACCGAGTACTTCCGCGCCATGGAGGAGGTGGTGCTCGCCCACGGTGGCCGGCCGCACTGGGGGAAGCTGCACTCGCTGGACGCCGACCGGCTCGCGCTGCTGCATCCCCGGTTCGAGGAGTTCCTCGTCCTGCGCGACCGGCTGGATCCCGACCGGCTGTTCACCAACGCCTACCTGCGCCGGGTGCTGGGCGACTAG
- a CDS encoding MFS transporter, with the protein MMDSYRRVLRHPGALRFSVAALVARLPISMVGVGIVLLVQAETGSYGVAGTVSAAYVLAQAAAAMLQGRLLDSLGQAVVLSAAVSGFGVALSLMMLSVEQEWPRTLTYVFAALAGASLPQVGASVRARWSHQLHRPHEVQTAFALESVLDEVVFAVGPVLITTLASLWHPVAGLSVALAVGVVGTAAYAGQRSTQPPPRGRRRALTHSPMPWSVIGPLAVVSLAQGTVFGAAEVVIIAFADEQRVPAAAGLLLACWAVGSLVAGLVTGAVAWRRPPVFRVRLGMLALTLTMVPTAVVAAVGSVPAMALVMLVGGLAIAPTLIATLSMAEQAAPKDRLTESLSILHTGLTAGVAPGSAIAGFVVDHYSVSAAFLVAVVAGAAGTVAALLTGRTAAPPRQPHPHA; encoded by the coding sequence ATGATGGATTCCTACCGCCGCGTCCTGCGCCACCCGGGAGCCCTGCGGTTCTCCGTGGCGGCCCTGGTGGCACGACTGCCGATCTCGATGGTCGGGGTGGGCATCGTGCTCCTGGTCCAGGCCGAGACCGGCTCCTACGGGGTGGCCGGCACCGTGTCGGCGGCCTACGTCCTCGCGCAGGCCGCCGCGGCGATGCTGCAGGGCCGCCTCCTGGACAGCCTGGGTCAGGCCGTCGTCCTCTCCGCGGCCGTCTCCGGCTTCGGGGTCGCGCTGTCGTTGATGATGCTGTCGGTCGAGCAGGAGTGGCCGCGGACGCTGACCTACGTGTTCGCCGCCCTGGCCGGCGCCTCCCTGCCCCAGGTCGGGGCGAGCGTGCGCGCCCGGTGGTCCCACCAGCTGCACCGACCGCACGAGGTGCAGACCGCGTTCGCGCTCGAGTCGGTGCTGGACGAGGTGGTCTTCGCCGTCGGACCGGTGCTGATCACCACCCTGGCCAGCCTCTGGCACCCGGTGGCGGGGCTCTCGGTGGCGCTGGCCGTGGGCGTGGTGGGGACCGCGGCGTACGCCGGGCAGCGCTCGACCCAGCCGCCCCCGCGAGGGCGCCGGCGGGCGCTGACGCACTCCCCCATGCCCTGGTCGGTGATCGGCCCGCTGGCCGTCGTGAGTCTCGCCCAGGGCACGGTCTTCGGGGCCGCCGAGGTGGTGATCATCGCCTTCGCCGACGAGCAGCGGGTCCCCGCCGCCGCCGGCCTGCTGCTGGCCTGCTGGGCGGTGGGCAGCCTGGTCGCCGGACTGGTCACGGGCGCGGTGGCCTGGCGCCGCCCGCCTGTCTTCCGCGTGCGGCTGGGGATGCTCGCGCTCACCCTGACCATGGTGCCCACGGCGGTCGTCGCCGCGGTCGGCTCCGTGCCGGCGATGGCGCTGGTCATGCTGGTCGGCGGCCTGGCGATCGCCCCCACGCTGATCGCCACCCTCTCGATGGCCGAGCAGGCCGCCCCGAAGGACCGGCTGACCGAGTCGCTCTCCATCCTGCACACGGGGCTGACCGCCGGGGTGGCGCCGGGCTCCGCGATCGCCGGGTTCGTGGTCGACCACTACTCCGTCTCCGCGGCGTTCCTGGTGGCGGTCGTCGCCGGCGCCGCCGGCACGGTGGCGGCGCTGCTCACCGGGCGCACCGCCGCGCCGCCGCGCCAGCCGCACCCCCACGCCTGA
- a CDS encoding ferrochelatase, with amino-acid sequence MSQVSPPDVAPFDALLLLSFGGPEKPEDVVPFLENVTRGRGIPRERLEEVGQHYFLFGGRSPINDQNRALLSALAEDLAGAGIDLPVYWGNRNWDPYLADTLRQMAADGVTRAAVLPTSAYSSYSSCRQYRENLADAVAEVPGAPRLDRLRQYFNHPGFVEPVVDATLASLAELDDTDRDGVELVFVTHSIPTEMARTSGPEGNAYVQQHRSVMAEVVDRVRQETGTRPPHELVYCSRSGAPHVPWLEPDVNDHLEALAARGVKAVVMIPIGFVSDHMEVIYDLDTEAMATAERLGLRAVRAATPGVDPRFVAMVRDLLVERAAVERGEEPERAAVGSLGPWRDLCAPGCCPNPRGPRPALCGMPE; translated from the coding sequence ATGAGCCAGGTTTCCCCCCCGGATGTCGCCCCCTTCGACGCCCTGCTGCTGCTCTCCTTCGGCGGCCCCGAGAAGCCCGAGGACGTGGTGCCGTTCCTGGAGAACGTCACCCGCGGCCGCGGGATCCCCCGCGAGCGGCTCGAGGAGGTGGGTCAGCACTACTTCCTCTTCGGCGGGCGCTCGCCGATCAACGACCAGAACCGGGCGCTGCTCTCCGCGCTGGCCGAGGACCTGGCGGGGGCCGGGATCGACCTGCCGGTCTACTGGGGCAACCGGAACTGGGACCCCTACCTGGCGGACACGCTGCGCCAGATGGCGGCCGACGGGGTGACCCGGGCGGCCGTGCTGCCCACCTCGGCGTACTCCTCGTACTCCTCGTGCCGCCAGTACCGGGAGAACCTCGCCGACGCGGTGGCCGAGGTGCCGGGCGCCCCCCGGCTCGACCGGCTCCGCCAGTACTTCAACCACCCCGGGTTCGTCGAGCCGGTGGTGGACGCCACCCTCGCCTCACTGGCCGAGCTCGACGACACCGACCGTGACGGCGTCGAGCTGGTCTTCGTCACCCACTCGATCCCCACCGAGATGGCCCGGACGTCCGGTCCCGAGGGCAACGCCTACGTCCAGCAGCACCGCAGCGTGATGGCCGAGGTCGTCGACCGGGTCCGGCAGGAGACCGGGACCCGGCCCCCGCACGAGCTCGTCTACTGCTCCCGCTCCGGCGCCCCGCACGTGCCGTGGCTCGAGCCCGACGTCAACGACCACCTGGAGGCCCTGGCCGCCCGGGGGGTGAAGGCGGTGGTGATGATCCCCATCGGCTTCGTCTCCGACCACATGGAGGTCATCTACGACCTCGACACCGAGGCGATGGCGACCGCGGAGCGCCTGGGCCTGCGCGCGGTCCGGGCGGCCACGCCGGGGGTCGACCCGCGGTTCGTCGCGATGGTGCGCGACCTGCTGGTCGAGCGGGCCGCGGTGGAGCGGGGTGAGGAGCCGGAGCGCGCAGCCGTCGGCTCCCTGGGCCCCTGGCGCGACCTCTGCGCACCGGGGTGCTGCCCGAACCCCCGCGGGCCGCGGCCGGCGCTGTGCGGGATGCCGGAGTGA
- a CDS encoding inositol monophosphatase family protein: protein MSATPGELREVAVRVAAEAAALVRRTRAEGVAVAATKSSGVDVVTEIDRASEALVRTRLGELRPGDAVLGEEEGERAGSTGVRWVVDPVDGTVNLLYGIPEYAVSIAAEVDGQVVAGAVVDVVRDVVYAAALGQGATRDGVPLRVRPAAPVAERLVLTGFGYLPEVRAHQGACVARLLPLVRDVRRMGSCALDLCHVAEGIADAYVEEGPQPWDWAAGSLVVSEAGGRFARLPGTGPAGSPGTDPREVLVAGPAEGWDELVDLLVHTGFLNHANASGSRG, encoded by the coding sequence GTGAGCGCGACCCCCGGCGAGCTGCGCGAGGTCGCGGTCCGGGTCGCGGCGGAGGCCGCGGCACTGGTGCGCCGGACCCGTGCCGAGGGCGTGGCGGTCGCTGCCACCAAGTCCAGCGGGGTCGACGTGGTCACCGAGATCGACCGGGCGAGCGAGGCGCTGGTCCGCACCCGGCTGGGGGAGCTGCGGCCCGGGGACGCGGTCCTCGGCGAGGAGGAGGGCGAGCGGGCCGGCAGCACCGGCGTGCGCTGGGTCGTGGACCCGGTCGACGGCACGGTCAACCTGCTCTACGGAATCCCCGAGTACGCCGTCTCGATCGCGGCCGAGGTCGACGGCCAGGTGGTCGCCGGCGCCGTCGTCGACGTCGTCCGGGACGTGGTCTACGCCGCGGCGCTGGGGCAGGGCGCGACCCGGGACGGGGTCCCGCTGCGGGTGCGGCCGGCGGCGCCGGTGGCGGAGCGGCTGGTGCTCACGGGGTTCGGCTACCTGCCCGAGGTCCGCGCCCACCAGGGCGCCTGCGTGGCGCGACTGCTGCCCCTGGTGCGCGACGTACGACGGATGGGCTCCTGCGCCCTGGACCTGTGCCACGTCGCGGAGGGGATCGCCGACGCCTACGTCGAGGAGGGTCCCCAGCCGTGGGACTGGGCCGCGGGGTCCCTGGTGGTCTCCGAGGCCGGCGGCAGGTTCGCCCGGTTGCCGGGCACCGGGCCGGCCGGGAGTCCGGGTACCGACCCGCGCGAGGTGCTGGTGGCCGGACCCGCCGAAGGGTGGGACGAGCTGGTCGATCTTCTGGTCCACACCGGCTTCCTGAACCACGCGAATGCCTCCGGATCCAGGGGCTGA
- a CDS encoding DUF4193 domain-containing protein translates to MATDYDAPRKTEEDQSEESIEELKARRHDKNSGKVDEDETEAAESFELPGADLSHEELAVEVKPKQEDEFTCMSCFLVHHRSQLADEKKMICRDCI, encoded by the coding sequence ATGGCGACCGACTACGACGCACCACGCAAGACCGAGGAAGACCAGAGCGAAGAGAGCATCGAAGAGCTCAAGGCGCGGCGTCACGACAAGAACTCCGGGAAGGTCGACGAGGACGAGACGGAGGCGGCTGAGTCCTTCGAGCTGCCCGGCGCGGACCTCTCCCACGAGGAGCTTGCCGTCGAGGTCAAGCCCAAGCAGGAGGACGAGTTCACCTGCATGAGCTGCTTCCTGGTGCACCACCGCAGCCAGCTGGCGGACGAGAAGAAGATGATCTGCCGCGACTGCATCTGA
- a CDS encoding DUF4235 domain-containing protein — protein sequence MASSKFWTVFSLGSAIAAAAVAKKALNTSWRAATGKNPPANPADPDVDLWEAVAWAAVSGTAIGLARMLATRKAANYYAKSTGHLPPELKKDGQHKDAAQVPQS from the coding sequence ATGGCATCGAGCAAGTTCTGGACCGTCTTCTCCCTCGGCTCCGCGATCGCCGCGGCGGCCGTGGCCAAGAAGGCGCTGAACACCTCGTGGCGCGCCGCCACGGGCAAGAACCCGCCCGCCAACCCGGCGGACCCCGACGTCGACCTGTGGGAGGCCGTCGCATGGGCCGCCGTGAGCGGCACCGCCATCGGCCTGGCCCGGATGCTCGCCACCCGCAAGGCGGCGAACTACTACGCCAAGTCGACCGGGCACCTGCCGCCCGAGCTGAAGAAGGACGGCCAGCACAAGGACGCCGCACAGGTTCCCCAGTCCTGA
- a CDS encoding DUF3093 domain-containing protein, translating into MEYDERLRVPLRWWVQGTMLIASLWLAVVVAVPATPAGFATSGAVTAVALAAMVGLFSSLAARVTVADGVLTAGKAHISVTHLGRAEALDADRARAVAGPEADARAFLLLRPYLKTAVRVELTDPADPTPYWLIHTRHPQHLVAALERAAAAVPHA; encoded by the coding sequence GTGGAGTACGACGAGCGTCTGCGCGTGCCGCTGCGGTGGTGGGTGCAGGGAACCATGCTGATCGCCAGTCTCTGGCTCGCCGTCGTCGTCGCGGTGCCTGCCACCCCGGCCGGGTTCGCCACCTCCGGCGCAGTCACCGCGGTCGCCCTGGCGGCGATGGTCGGCCTCTTCTCCTCGCTCGCGGCCCGGGTCACCGTGGCCGACGGGGTGCTGACCGCCGGGAAGGCCCACATCAGCGTGACCCACCTGGGCCGGGCCGAGGCTCTGGACGCAGACCGGGCCCGCGCCGTCGCCGGCCCGGAGGCCGATGCCCGGGCGTTCCTGCTGCTGCGCCCCTACCTCAAGACCGCGGTGCGGGTCGAGCTCACCGACCCGGCCGACCCCACGCCGTACTGGTTGATCCACACCCGGCACCCGCAGCACCTGGTCGCGGCCCTGGAGCGAGCCGCCGCGGCCGTCCCGCATGCCTGA
- the dut gene encoding dUTP diphosphatase: MTDAPSPVPLDVPVLRLDPDLPLPAYAHPGDAGADLCSTVDLVLAPGERALVPTGIALALPPGHVALIHPRSGLAARHGVSIVNTPGTVDAGYRGEIKVLLVNHDPGEPVELRRGDRIAQLVVQRFEHARFVEVDELPGSSRGAGGYGSTGGFGTSVPGGPTAQG, translated from the coding sequence GTGACCGACGCCCCCTCGCCCGTGCCGCTCGACGTCCCCGTGCTGCGACTGGACCCGGACCTGCCCCTGCCCGCCTATGCGCACCCCGGCGACGCCGGCGCCGACCTGTGCTCCACCGTCGACCTCGTGCTCGCCCCCGGCGAGCGGGCCCTGGTGCCGACCGGGATCGCCCTGGCGCTGCCGCCCGGGCACGTGGCACTGATCCACCCGCGCTCGGGCCTCGCCGCCCGGCACGGGGTCTCGATCGTGAACACGCCCGGCACCGTGGACGCCGGGTACCGTGGGGAGATCAAGGTGCTCCTGGTCAACCACGACCCGGGCGAGCCGGTCGAGCTGCGACGCGGTGACCGGATAGCCCAGCTGGTGGTGCAGCGCTTCGAGCACGCCAGGTTCGTCGAGGTCGATGAACTCCCCGGGTCCAGTCGTGGCGCGGGGGGTTACGGTTCTACCGGTGGCTTCGGGACGAGCGTCCCCGGCGGGCCCACCGCACAGGGCTGA
- a CDS encoding DUF3710 domain-containing protein — translation MKFRRKSEQTPSPADEVPAETTAPQEQSEAGPTGPYDAEGLDDGVERIDIGALLVAPAPGLELRLQVNEESGEVASALLAGPEGAMELQVFSAPRNGDLWGEVRPQIAADVVRRGGTATEREGRWGTELECRMPVQRPDGTQAVQPSRVIGINGSRWLLRASLLGRPAFEDEAAQVWEDALASVAVRRGDQAMPVGRPIGFTLPPDARRAT, via the coding sequence ATGAAGTTCCGCCGCAAGTCCGAGCAGACCCCGAGTCCCGCGGACGAGGTGCCGGCAGAGACGACGGCTCCCCAGGAGCAGTCCGAGGCAGGGCCCACGGGTCCGTACGACGCCGAGGGCCTCGACGACGGGGTGGAGCGGATCGACATCGGCGCCCTGCTCGTCGCCCCCGCGCCCGGCCTCGAGCTCAGGCTCCAGGTCAACGAGGAGAGCGGCGAGGTCGCCAGCGCCCTGCTGGCCGGCCCGGAGGGCGCCATGGAGCTCCAGGTCTTCTCCGCCCCCCGCAACGGCGACCTGTGGGGCGAGGTCCGGCCGCAGATCGCCGCGGACGTCGTCCGCCGCGGTGGCACGGCGACCGAGCGGGAGGGCCGCTGGGGCACCGAGCTGGAGTGCCGGATGCCGGTCCAGCGCCCTGACGGCACCCAGGCGGTCCAGCCGTCCCGGGTGATCGGGATCAACGGCTCGCGCTGGCTGCTCCGCGCCTCGCTGCTGGGCCGTCCGGCGTTCGAGGACGAGGCGGCGCAGGTCTGGGAGGACGCCCTGGCCTCGGTGGCGGTGCGTCGCGGCGACCAGGCCATGCCGGTCGGCCGCCCGATCGGGTTCACGCTTCCTCCGGACGCGCGACGGGCCACCTGA
- a CDS encoding OB-fold nucleic acid binding domain-containing protein produces MDVRDRLRRGLSRWADSGDQQARDLRAAHGGQGAQTILDAPERVPVVLRGSLRTVTLRPRGGVPALEADLGDGTDVLTLVWLGRRRIIGIEPGRSLTVTGRIGVHEGRRIMYNPRYELMP; encoded by the coding sequence ATGGACGTCCGGGACCGGCTGCGCCGAGGACTCTCCCGATGGGCCGACAGCGGTGACCAGCAGGCCCGGGACCTGCGTGCGGCCCACGGCGGCCAGGGGGCCCAGACGATCCTGGACGCCCCGGAGCGGGTGCCGGTGGTGCTGCGCGGCAGCCTGCGCACCGTCACCCTGCGACCGCGCGGTGGCGTACCGGCACTCGAGGCCGATCTGGGCGACGGCACCGACGTGCTCACCCTGGTCTGGCTCGGCCGGCGACGCATCATCGGCATCGAGCCGGGCCGTTCGCTCACCGTCACGGGCCGCATCGGCGTGCACGAGGGGCGCCGGATCATGTACAACCCGCGCTACGAGCTGATGCCGTGA
- a CDS encoding DUF3159 domain-containing protein, with protein sequence MTAAEHPGSTPGTETVEAVVRRQLAQALGGRRGMVEAAVPTILFTATWLLAKDLRTALVVSISAAVLLLLVRVVQRSTVQFCVNALFGIGIGWFFVNRAAAAGGSEQDQALAYFLPGILYNGGYAIVLALTCLVGWPLVGFMVGSVTGDPTAWHADRQVVRLSSLLTWVLAVPCILRVAVQAPIWLAGNSGAWDPDTAIAALGLLKIGLGWPLQLAALGTMVWLLARDHTPVTPAADGPTDQS encoded by the coding sequence GTGACGGCGGCGGAGCACCCGGGCTCCACGCCCGGGACCGAGACGGTCGAGGCGGTGGTCCGGCGTCAGCTGGCCCAGGCGCTCGGCGGGCGTCGAGGCATGGTCGAGGCCGCCGTCCCGACGATCCTGTTCACCGCGACCTGGCTGCTGGCCAAGGACCTGCGTACCGCGCTCGTGGTGAGCATCTCCGCGGCGGTGCTGCTGCTGCTCGTGCGCGTGGTCCAGCGCTCGACCGTGCAGTTCTGCGTGAACGCGCTCTTCGGCATCGGCATCGGCTGGTTCTTCGTCAACCGGGCGGCCGCGGCGGGCGGCTCGGAGCAGGACCAGGCGCTGGCCTACTTCCTGCCCGGGATCCTCTACAACGGCGGCTACGCGATCGTGCTCGCCCTCACCTGCCTGGTCGGGTGGCCGCTGGTGGGCTTCATGGTCGGCAGCGTCACCGGCGATCCCACCGCCTGGCACGCCGACCGCCAGGTGGTGCGGCTGAGCTCGTTGCTGACCTGGGTGCTCGCCGTCCCGTGCATCCTGCGGGTGGCCGTGCAGGCGCCCATCTGGCTGGCCGGCAACTCCGGGGCCTGGGACCCCGACACCGCGATCGCGGCCCTGGGCCTGCTCAAGATCGGCCTGGGCTGGCCGCTTCAGCTCGCGGCCCTGGGCACCATGGTCTGGCTGCTGGCGCGCGACCACACGCCGGTCACCCCGGCCGCTGATGGCCCGACCGACCAGTCCTGA
- a CDS encoding potassium channel family protein, translated as MRVAIAGAGAVGRSIARELIENGHQVLLIDRNPDAVRQERVPHAEWLLADSCELSSLEEARLDRCDVVIAATGDDKANLVTSLLAKTEFGVPRTVGRVNHPDNEWLFTEAWGVDVNVSTPRIMSALVEEAVSVGDLVRLFTFRQSNANLVEMTLPDDSPYVGKPAGLVPFPENCVLVTILRDGQVYPPSDEQPLESGDELLFVVSADAEVELERTLAPHQH; from the coding sequence ATGCGCGTGGCCATTGCCGGGGCCGGAGCGGTCGGCCGCTCGATCGCCCGCGAGCTGATCGAGAACGGGCACCAGGTCCTGCTCATCGACCGCAACCCCGACGCCGTCCGGCAGGAGCGGGTGCCGCACGCGGAGTGGCTGCTCGCCGACTCGTGCGAGCTCTCCTCGTTGGAGGAGGCACGCCTGGACCGCTGCGACGTGGTGATCGCGGCCACCGGGGACGACAAGGCCAACCTGGTCACCTCGCTGCTGGCCAAGACCGAGTTCGGGGTCCCCCGGACCGTGGGCCGGGTCAACCACCCCGACAACGAGTGGCTCTTCACCGAGGCCTGGGGCGTCGACGTCAACGTCTCCACCCCGCGGATCATGTCCGCGCTGGTCGAGGAGGCGGTCTCGGTCGGAGACCTGGTGCGCCTGTTCACCTTCCGGCAGAGCAACGCCAACCTGGTGGAGATGACGCTGCCCGACGACTCCCCCTACGTGGGCAAGCCGGCCGGCCTGGTGCCGTTCCCGGAGAACTGCGTGCTGGTCACGATCCTGCGCGACGGCCAGGTCTACCCGCCCAGCGACGAGCAGCCGCTGGAGTCCGGCGACGAACTGCTGTTCGTGGTGAGCGCCGACGCCGAGGTCGAGCTCGAGCGCACCCTGGCCCCGCACCAGCACTGA